Proteins encoded together in one Lathyrus oleraceus cultivar Zhongwan6 chromosome 5, CAAS_Psat_ZW6_1.0, whole genome shotgun sequence window:
- the LOC127082887 gene encoding altered inheritance of mitochondria protein 3-like, with the protein MNYSRCPRHCITQYRNLLDHLRPADFIWRPYLNMDHEHQINPEDAAVWTTCTPIIRFTTVELHNTDRVKLQFGMVQNIPDPPASLGEWHMRKVNDQWNFNPWQQFARSECRKWKHRHDHVLTDAVMPNEVKPSRTYMAWYRSVGFQFIADDMYLYDPRQTTYTQEASTSNPQQHSQPNYSQPPIRQTFRSTNTQTYNQNMPFTQPQNQEHPPYHHQQMDHQPSTEHRFAPTPSPYQSRLTQNTNRPITYRSQEPQTSQYQNIPQPYLFQTPQQPFQPFLDPSLSPMSPFNRPGRPSMSQPHPNFSGMGHELSYAGTPSLNTEDYAELAEYLNGSSPVGGNDAPGPSDEQTPVQNRQRGLGPRVRIARGCGTGGRLGDPGHHH; encoded by the exons atgaattacagcagatgtccgagacactgtattactcaatatcgcaacctgttggatcaccttcgaccggcagac ttcatttggcgtccataccttaatatggatcatgagcatcagatcaaccctgaagacgcagccgtatggacaacatgcacaccaataatacggttcacaacagtggagctgcacaacaccgatcgtgtgaagctgcagtttggtatggtccagaatatcccagatcccccagctagcctaggagaatggcatatgcgtaaagtgaacgaccaatggaacttcaacccttggcaacaattcgcaagatcagagtgtcgcaagtggaagcaccgtcatgaccatgtcttaactgacgcagtcatgccaaatgaggtaaaaccaagtcgtacttatatggcttggtatagatcagttggatttcaattcatcgccgatgatatgtacctctacgacccacgccagacaacttacacacaagaagcctcaacatctaacccccaacaacattctcagcccaattactcacaaccacctatccgacaaactttccgttccacaaacacacaaacatacaaccaaaacatgccattcacccaaccccaaaaccaagaacatcccccataccaccaccaacaaatggaccatcaaccttcaaccgaacatcgcttcgcacccacaccatcaccctaccaaagtcgccttacccaaaacactaaccgccccatcacctaccgtagccaagaaccccaaacatcacaataccaaaacatcccacaaccatatctcttccaaacaccccaacaacctttccaacctttcctagacccatcattgtcacccatgtcccccttcaaccgtcctggtcgcccatccatgagtcaaccacaccccaacttctctggcatgggtcatgagctcagctacgccggtacaccatcattgaatactgaagactatgctgagttggctgaatacctcaacggatcttctcctgtaggcggtaatgacgctcctggaccatcagatgaacaaacaccggttcagaatcgtcaacgtgggttagggccaagggttaggatagctaggggatgtgggaccggaggtcggttaggtgatcccggtcatcaccattag